In Halopelagius longus, the following proteins share a genomic window:
- the tpiA gene encoding triose-phosphate isomerase, whose protein sequence is MFILVNLKAYPCDPIEVATAAREVSEESGVRIAVSPQAADIARVAETGVETWAQHVDPNGHGSHTGSTLAEAAAEAGAEGTLINHSEKRLKLADIDGSVRAAERAGLETCVCANNPAQIGAAAALGPDSVAVEPPELIGGDVSVATADPDIVEDAVEAAASVDEDVEVFCGAGISSGDDVEAAGDLGATGILLASGVAKADDPRAALEDLVEPL, encoded by the coding sequence GTGTTCATCCTCGTCAATCTCAAGGCGTACCCGTGCGACCCCATCGAAGTAGCGACCGCGGCCCGCGAGGTGTCCGAGGAGTCCGGCGTCCGCATCGCCGTCTCCCCGCAGGCCGCCGACATCGCCCGCGTCGCCGAGACGGGCGTCGAAACGTGGGCACAGCACGTGGACCCGAACGGCCACGGAAGCCACACCGGGAGCACCCTCGCCGAGGCGGCGGCCGAGGCCGGCGCGGAGGGGACGCTCATCAACCACTCCGAGAAGCGACTCAAACTCGCCGACATCGACGGCTCCGTCCGCGCCGCCGAACGCGCGGGACTCGAAACGTGCGTCTGCGCGAACAACCCGGCCCAGATCGGTGCCGCCGCGGCCCTCGGTCCCGACTCCGTGGCGGTCGAACCGCCGGAACTCATCGGCGGCGACGTCTCCGTCGCCACCGCAGACCCCGACATCGTCGAGGACGCGGTCGAGGCGGCCGCGAGCGTCGACGAAGACGTCGAGGTGTTCTGCGGCGCGGGCATCTCCTCGGGCGACGACGTCGAGGCCGCCGGTGACCTCGGCGCGACGGGCATCTTGCTCGCCTCCGGCGTCGCCAAGGCCGACGACCCCCGCGCGGCCCTCGAAGACCTCGTCGAACCGCTGTAA
- a CDS encoding multiprotein bridging factor aMBF1, with the protein MPQCEMCGKERPSLKTVKVEGAELELCDDCAEFGTEVRTESSSSSASTKYSTSSSSSSSSSSSSGSTGGGSSGGSKRRRRDMFDDMDEIAADYDDRIREAREGRGLSQEDLAQSLNEKASLIRKLERGDILPSDSVRKKLEKKLDISLVEGGDDEEEEWSGGSSTTTTLGDVVKRKD; encoded by the coding sequence ATGCCCCAATGCGAGATGTGCGGCAAGGAGCGGCCGTCGCTGAAGACGGTCAAGGTGGAAGGGGCCGAACTCGAACTTTGCGACGATTGCGCCGAGTTCGGTACCGAGGTCCGCACTGAATCGAGTTCCTCGTCGGCCTCGACGAAGTACTCCACGTCGAGTTCTTCGTCCTCGTCTTCGTCCAGTTCCTCCGGTTCGACCGGGGGCGGCAGTTCCGGCGGGTCGAAGCGCCGCCGCCGGGACATGTTCGACGACATGGACGAAATCGCGGCGGACTACGACGACAGAATCCGCGAGGCCCGGGAGGGTCGCGGCCTCAGTCAGGAGGACCTCGCGCAGTCGCTCAACGAGAAGGCGAGTCTCATCCGCAAACTCGAACGCGGCGACATCCTCCCCTCCGACTCCGTTCGGAAGAAACTCGAGAAGAAACTCGACATCTCCCTCGTCGAGGGCGGAGACGACGAAGAAGAGGAGTGGTCGGGCGGTTCCTCGACGACGACGACCCTCGGCGACGTGGTCAAGCGCAAGGACTGA
- the dinB gene encoding DNA polymerase IV, protein MAGETLPGVDDGGESEAPRIVLHVDMDCFYASCERLREPELRGEPLVVGMGYESGETFGAVATASYEAREYGVESAQPISQALDRLPRVETAEDPAEAGYYRPVDIDYYKSVAAEVKEILHECADVVREVSIDEAYLDVTDRTSWETTPDGDRTLAEGFARHVKQRIGREVGVPASVGVAPNMSAAKVASDHDKPNGLVVVEPGEVRSFLAPLSVEEVHGVGPVTARKLAEMGIETAGELAAADADEIASTFGSRGRELRSRARGDDDREVTPAGRPKSLSRESAFADATDDAEKKRDVVSALAADVSERARSRGAMYRTIGIKVVLPPYDVNTRERSLSGPVDEPELVEDVALDLLSEFDDEAARKVGVRVSNLSFTDADQSSLDGWESAKSESESVTGDEREAEADAATPKSDGGTATRDAEESAASPTLTDFDAEAGSNGEGGSDAEAEFGPETDSEDAEDADGQASLGQFE, encoded by the coding sequence ATGGCGGGGGAGACGCTTCCCGGCGTGGACGACGGCGGCGAGTCGGAAGCGCCGCGTATCGTGCTCCACGTCGATATGGACTGCTTCTACGCCTCCTGCGAACGCCTCCGCGAACCCGAACTCCGCGGCGAACCGCTCGTCGTCGGGATGGGGTACGAGTCCGGCGAGACGTTCGGCGCGGTGGCGACGGCGAGTTACGAGGCGCGGGAGTACGGCGTCGAGAGCGCCCAGCCCATCTCGCAGGCCCTCGACCGCCTGCCGCGCGTCGAGACGGCCGAAGACCCCGCGGAGGCGGGCTACTACCGCCCCGTGGACATCGACTACTACAAGTCCGTCGCGGCGGAGGTCAAGGAGATTCTCCACGAGTGCGCCGACGTAGTTCGAGAGGTGAGCATCGACGAGGCGTACCTCGACGTCACCGACAGAACCTCCTGGGAGACGACGCCCGACGGCGACCGGACGCTGGCGGAGGGGTTCGCCCGCCACGTGAAACAGCGAATCGGACGGGAGGTGGGCGTCCCCGCAAGCGTCGGCGTCGCGCCCAACATGTCCGCCGCGAAGGTGGCCAGCGACCACGACAAGCCGAACGGCCTCGTCGTCGTCGAACCCGGCGAGGTTCGCTCGTTTCTCGCGCCCCTCTCCGTCGAGGAGGTGCACGGCGTCGGGCCGGTCACGGCCCGAAAACTCGCGGAGATGGGCATCGAGACGGCGGGGGAGTTGGCGGCGGCGGACGCAGACGAGATAGCGTCGACGTTCGGGTCCCGCGGGCGAGAACTCCGCAGTCGCGCCCGCGGCGACGACGACAGGGAGGTGACGCCCGCGGGCCGACCGAAGAGTCTCTCGCGGGAGTCGGCGTTCGCGGACGCGACGGACGACGCGGAGAAGAAACGCGACGTGGTGTCCGCCCTCGCGGCGGACGTGTCCGAACGCGCCCGGAGTCGCGGCGCGATGTACCGCACCATCGGCATCAAGGTGGTCCTCCCGCCGTACGACGTGAACACTCGGGAACGGTCGCTGTCGGGGCCGGTGGACGAACCGGAACTCGTCGAGGACGTGGCCCTCGACCTCCTCTCGGAGTTCGACGACGAGGCGGCGCGGAAGGTGGGCGTCCGCGTCTCGAACCTCTCCTTTACCGACGCCGACCAGTCGAGTCTCGACGGGTGGGAGTCGGCGAAGTCGGAGTCGGAATCGGTGACGGGAGACGAGAGGGAAGCCGAGGCGGACGCCGCGACGCCGAAATCCGACGGCGGGACGGCGACGCGCGACGCGGAGGAATCTGCGGCGTCGCCGACGCTGACCGACTTCGACGCCGAAGCGGGGTCGAACGGCGAAGGAGGGTCGGACGCCGAAGCGGAGTTCGGTCCCGAAACCGACTCCGAGGACGCCGAAGACGCCGACGGACAGGCGTCTCTGGGTCAGTTCGAGTAG
- a CDS encoding ATP-binding protein — protein sequence MTEDTETITVADISEGVGGKGDADPGTEVDLPVVDILTGRGFVTGKSGSGKSNTASVIIEKLLSNNFPVLIVDTDGEYYGLKEQFELLHAGADDECDIQVSSEHAEKIASLALEQNVPIILDVSGYLDEDDAQKLVTEVAKNLFAKEKKLKKPFLMLVEECHEYIPEGGGMDEAGKMLIKIGKRGRKHGLGIVGISQRPADVKKDFITQCDWLVWHRLTWQNDTKVVGRILGSEYADAIEEMGNGEGFLVTDWSESIRRVQFRKKQTFDAGATPGLDDFERPDLKSVDGNLVSELQSISDEKARRESRIAELRQELDKKEAKIRELERELEEARDLSHMADQFAQAMFQKAEAPYRGGEGRNLNRSTEKQAALAEYDAADDAPTDAATADGASADAGEAAPADAADDEAEDAVVTSAAAGAYPGLDAAATDAAGAGFDVEPERAHENLAGLTGREDVIERLRTVVRSMDPVSRRMLAFYREVDACDPVDAHVAAGQVGDKHLAYGRNAPLRRAGFVEHVGRGRYAYALPELVREEFADRLDEGELRDVVSAVERSFVPTMREEDAAENDPTGAADADGSDAADADADGDDSDADVEADD from the coding sequence ATGACGGAGGATACCGAGACGATCACCGTCGCTGACATAAGCGAGGGCGTCGGCGGCAAGGGGGACGCCGACCCCGGAACCGAGGTGGACCTCCCGGTGGTGGACATCCTCACGGGCCGCGGGTTCGTGACCGGGAAGTCCGGATCCGGGAAGTCCAACACCGCGTCGGTGATAATCGAGAAACTGCTGTCGAACAACTTCCCGGTCCTCATCGTGGACACCGACGGGGAGTACTACGGCCTCAAAGAGCAGTTCGAGTTGCTCCACGCCGGCGCTGACGACGAGTGCGACATCCAGGTGAGTTCGGAGCACGCCGAGAAGATAGCGTCGCTGGCGCTCGAACAGAACGTACCCATCATCCTCGACGTGTCGGGTTACCTCGACGAGGACGACGCCCAGAAGCTCGTCACCGAGGTTGCGAAGAACCTCTTCGCCAAGGAGAAGAAGCTGAAGAAGCCCTTCTTGATGCTCGTCGAGGAGTGCCACGAGTACATCCCCGAGGGCGGCGGCATGGACGAGGCGGGGAAGATGCTCATCAAGATCGGCAAGCGGGGCCGGAAACACGGCCTCGGCATCGTCGGCATCAGCCAACGACCCGCCGACGTGAAGAAGGACTTCATCACCCAGTGCGACTGGCTGGTGTGGCACCGCCTGACGTGGCAAAACGACACGAAAGTCGTCGGGCGAATCTTGGGCTCCGAGTACGCCGACGCCATAGAGGAGATGGGCAACGGCGAGGGCTTCCTCGTCACGGACTGGTCCGAGTCCATCCGCCGCGTCCAGTTCCGGAAGAAGCAGACGTTCGACGCGGGGGCGACGCCCGGACTGGACGACTTCGAGCGACCCGACCTGAAGTCCGTCGACGGCAACCTCGTCTCCGAACTCCAGAGCATCTCCGACGAGAAGGCGCGCCGGGAGAGCCGAATCGCGGAACTCAGACAGGAGTTAGACAAGAAGGAGGCGAAGATTCGCGAACTGGAGCGAGAACTGGAGGAGGCCCGCGACCTCTCGCACATGGCCGACCAGTTCGCGCAGGCGATGTTCCAGAAGGCGGAGGCCCCGTACCGCGGCGGCGAGGGCCGCAACCTGAACCGTTCGACGGAGAAGCAGGCCGCACTCGCCGAGTACGACGCGGCGGACGACGCGCCGACCGACGCCGCGACGGCGGACGGCGCGAGTGCGGACGCCGGCGAGGCGGCCCCCGCGGACGCGGCAGACGACGAGGCGGAGGACGCCGTCGTCACCTCGGCGGCCGCCGGCGCGTACCCCGGACTCGACGCGGCGGCGACGGACGCCGCCGGCGCGGGGTTCGACGTGGAACCCGAACGCGCCCACGAGAACCTCGCGGGTCTGACCGGCCGGGAGGACGTGATAGAGCGACTCAGAACGGTCGTCCGGTCGATGGACCCCGTCTCGCGCCGGATGCTCGCGTTCTACCGCGAGGTGGACGCCTGCGACCCGGTGGACGCCCACGTCGCCGCCGGGCAGGTGGGCGACAAACACCTCGCGTACGGGCGGAACGCTCCGCTTCGCCGCGCCGGGTTCGTCGAACACGTCGGTCGCGGCCGGTACGCCTACGCGCTTCCGGAACTCGTCCGCGAGGAGTTCGCCGACCGGTTGGACGAGGGCGAACTCAGAGACGTTGTCTCGGCCGTCGAACGGTCGTTCGTCCCGACGATGCGCGAGGAGGACGCCGCCGAGAACGACCCGACCGGCGCGGCCGACGCGGACGGGAGCGACGCGGCCGACGCCGATGCCGACGGCGACGACTCCGACGCGGACGTCGAAGCCGACGACTGA
- the aroC gene encoding chorismate synthase gives MNGNRFGRLFQVTTYGESHGDAMGVTVSGCPAGLELTEEDVQKELDRRKPGQSMITTSRGEPDAVVINSGTQDGYTTGTPIGMVIENKDARSGKYEPYVTAPRPSHGDFTYSAKFGTRNWGGGGRSSARETVNWVAAGAVAQKILAEHGVEVKAHVNQIGDVEAPPVTFEEMLEHAEENDVRCAHPETADRMMEKIEEYQKAGDSIGGSVYFEARGVPRGLGSPRFDSFPARLGQAMFAVPATTGVEYGLGREAREWTGSDRNEDWEFGEDGDPTPVGNKHGGLQGGITTGQPIYGEVSFHAPTSIPKEQKTVDWETGEEKDIQVVGRHDPVLPPRAVPVVEAMLNLTIVDFMLLSGRINPDRMDDEPGEYDTDYHPSSPDNE, from the coding sequence ATGAACGGCAATCGATTCGGCCGCCTCTTTCAGGTCACGACCTACGGCGAGAGTCACGGCGACGCCATGGGCGTGACCGTCTCGGGTTGTCCGGCCGGTCTGGAGTTGACCGAGGAGGACGTACAGAAAGAACTCGACCGGCGGAAACCCGGCCAGTCGATGATAACCACCTCGCGCGGGGAACCCGACGCCGTCGTCATCAACTCTGGGACGCAGGACGGGTACACGACGGGGACGCCCATCGGGATGGTCATCGAGAACAAGGACGCCCGGTCCGGCAAGTACGAACCCTACGTGACGGCCCCGCGCCCGAGTCACGGCGACTTCACCTACTCCGCGAAGTTCGGGACGCGCAACTGGGGCGGCGGCGGACGGTCCTCCGCCCGGGAGACGGTGAACTGGGTCGCCGCGGGCGCGGTGGCGCAGAAGATTCTCGCCGAACACGGTGTCGAGGTGAAGGCGCACGTCAACCAGATCGGCGACGTGGAAGCCCCGCCGGTCACGTTCGAGGAGATGCTCGAACACGCGGAGGAGAACGACGTTCGCTGCGCCCACCCCGAGACGGCCGACCGGATGATGGAGAAGATAGAGGAGTACCAGAAGGCGGGCGACTCCATCGGCGGGTCCGTCTACTTCGAGGCAAGAGGCGTCCCGCGCGGACTCGGATCCCCGCGGTTCGACTCCTTCCCCGCGCGACTCGGGCAGGCGATGTTCGCCGTCCCGGCGACGACGGGCGTCGAGTACGGACTCGGCCGCGAGGCCCGCGAGTGGACCGGGTCCGACCGAAACGAGGACTGGGAGTTCGGGGAGGACGGCGACCCCACCCCCGTCGGCAACAAACACGGCGGCCTGCAGGGCGGCATCACCACCGGCCAACCCATCTACGGCGAAGTGTCGTTCCACGCGCCCACCTCCATTCCGAAGGAACAGAAGACGGTGGACTGGGAGACGGGCGAGGAGAAGGACATCCAAGTCGTCGGCCGCCACGACCCGGTTCTGCCGCCGCGGGCCGTCCCGGTCGTCGAGGCGATGTTGAACCTCACCATCGTGGACTTCATGCTCCTGTCGGGCCGCATCAATCCCGACCGAATGGACGACGAACCCGGCGAGTACGACACCGACTACCACCCCAGTAGCCCGGACAACGAGTAA
- the nadA gene encoding quinolinate synthase NadA gives MPEMETTQFETDLSLFKYDGLERLPPSYRDLDEDERTERIEAALAELGDDVVVLGHNYQRREIVEHADFVGDSYQLSKEAANTDADYVVFGGVTFMAESADIITDDDQSVILPSMEASCPMAGMAEALQVDAVWAEITDAAPDADIVPVTYMNSYADLKAFCAEQGGLVCTSSNAHEAFEYAFDRGDTVLFLPDKHLGENTAHRLGMADRTVVWDPWDPDGRDAADVVDNDVILWDGYCQVHERFRESHVEAIREERPDANVVVHPECRREVVEAADVVGSTATIRRTVAEADPGETWAIGTELHLAKHLDRWYPEVEVLPLCGDACMDCNAMRQIDPNYLTWVLEELTEGRERNVIEVAPEEKRLAQVALDRMLEVDP, from the coding sequence ATGCCGGAGATGGAAACCACCCAGTTCGAGACGGACCTCAGTCTGTTCAAGTACGACGGCTTAGAGCGGCTTCCGCCGTCGTACCGCGACTTAGACGAGGACGAACGGACCGAACGAATAGAGGCGGCGTTGGCGGAACTCGGCGACGACGTGGTCGTCCTCGGCCACAACTACCAGCGCCGGGAGATAGTCGAACACGCCGACTTCGTCGGCGACTCCTACCAACTGTCGAAGGAGGCGGCGAACACGGACGCCGATTACGTCGTCTTCGGGGGCGTGACGTTCATGGCCGAGTCGGCGGACATCATCACCGACGACGACCAGTCGGTGATTCTGCCCAGCATGGAGGCGTCCTGTCCGATGGCGGGGATGGCCGAGGCGCTACAGGTCGACGCCGTCTGGGCCGAAATCACCGACGCCGCGCCGGACGCGGACATCGTCCCGGTGACGTACATGAACAGTTACGCCGACCTGAAGGCGTTCTGCGCCGAACAGGGCGGACTCGTCTGCACCTCCTCGAACGCCCACGAGGCCTTCGAGTACGCGTTCGACCGCGGCGACACGGTGCTCTTCCTGCCGGACAAGCATCTCGGCGAGAACACCGCCCACCGACTGGGCATGGCGGACCGAACCGTCGTCTGGGACCCGTGGGACCCCGACGGGCGGGACGCCGCCGACGTGGTGGACAACGACGTCATCCTCTGGGACGGCTACTGTCAGGTCCACGAGCGCTTCCGCGAGTCCCACGTCGAGGCGATTCGCGAGGAGCGACCGGACGCGAACGTCGTCGTCCACCCGGAGTGCCGCCGCGAAGTGGTCGAAGCGGCCGACGTGGTCGGGTCGACGGCGACCATCCGTCGGACCGTCGCGGAGGCCGACCCCGGAGAGACGTGGGCCATCGGCACCGAACTCCACCTCGCGAAGCACCTCGACCGGTGGTACCCGGAGGTCGAGGTGCTCCCGTTGTGCGGCGACGCCTGCATGGACTGCAACGCCATGCGGCAGATAGACCCGAACTACCTGACGTGGGTCCTCGAAGAACTCACCGAGGGCCGGGAGCGCAACGTCATCGAAGTCGCGCCCGAGGAGAAGCGACTCGCGCAGGTGGCCCTCGACAGGATGCTGGAGGTGGACCCGTGA
- the lrpA1 gene encoding HTH-type transcriptional regulator LrpA1: MEATSTQGRILAVLEDDAQASYAEIADRAGVSKPTVRKYIQQLEEEGVIVGYSADVDPKKLSGQSIALVGIDVSSDSYVEATRELKGLESVDALYTSSGDHMLMAEVRAADGDALGDVISESILGIDGVTAAHPSFLQERLK, translated from the coding sequence ATGGAAGCCACGTCTACGCAGGGGCGCATCCTCGCCGTCTTGGAGGACGACGCACAGGCGTCGTACGCCGAGATAGCCGACAGGGCGGGCGTCTCGAAACCGACGGTGCGAAAGTACATCCAACAGCTCGAAGAGGAGGGCGTCATCGTCGGCTACTCCGCCGACGTCGACCCGAAGAAGCTCTCCGGGCAGTCGATAGCCCTCGTCGGCATCGACGTCTCATCTGACAGCTACGTCGAGGCGACGCGGGAACTGAAGGGATTGGAGTCGGTGGACGCCCTCTACACCTCCTCCGGGGACCACATGCTGATGGCGGAGGTTCGGGCCGCGGACGGCGACGCCCTCGGCGACGTCATCTCCGAGTCGATACTCGGCATCGACGGCGTCACCGCCGCCCACCCCTCGTTCCTGCAGGAACGGTTGAAGTGA
- a CDS encoding HalOD1 output domain-containing protein, which produces MSASESSNKSETSTGATTRAVVEAVSSATDTPAVELPPLYGAVDPDALNALFSAPGANGEISFRYAGCVVTVRADRTVDVSTGV; this is translated from the coding sequence GTGTCAGCATCAGAGAGTTCGAACAAGTCTGAAACGAGCACGGGGGCGACGACGCGCGCAGTCGTCGAAGCGGTCAGTTCCGCCACGGACACGCCGGCGGTCGAACTGCCGCCGTTGTACGGCGCGGTGGACCCCGACGCCTTGAACGCGCTCTTCTCCGCTCCGGGCGCGAACGGGGAGATCTCCTTCCGATACGCGGGGTGCGTCGTGACCGTCCGCGCGGACCGGACGGTGGACGTCTCGACCGGCGTCTGA
- a CDS encoding 2-oxoacid:acceptor oxidoreductase subunit alpha: MTDHELIWRIAGGSGDGIASTSQNFAKALMRSGLHVFTHRHYPSRIRGGHTYTEVRVSDEPVRSRGDGYNFLLALGDSFARNPQENAYYGNEEVKPLSENLDELREGGVIIYDSGLLDASEIEDFDERVEENDWHVYDIDLRTIAREHGREVMRNTAGVAVTCAIADIEPHVIKDLMSDAMPEKILEPNMTVFDDAYELVQEEYDVDAPDISVPEGEHDEEQVLLSGSDAIAYGALDEGCRFIAGYPMTPWTEVFTIMSQNLPDVGGISEQVEDEIAAAALAIGASHAGVKAMSGSSGGGFALMSEPLGLAEMTETPVVLVEAMRAGPSTGMPTKPEQGDLEHVLYTSQGDSHRVVFAPADAEEAYRQTRRAFQIAYEYQIPSIVLYDQKNGGELRNVPASVFDEEPNPDMGSVLTEAELEEAPHDASGKFNRFQYDGENAVSPRSIPGQKGGRYLATGNEHMPAGHISEDPDNRVHQMGRRMRKLDNIREELDSEEESANTHYGPEEAEYGIMTFGSQQGTVEEAVDRLNERDHSVKAFGVSELAPYPVEQVSEFLESVDECLVVEMNASAQFRGLTQKETGRFGEKLSSLLKFNGNPFEPDEIVSGFITSIVEGGELSGHETKYVPAAGD, translated from the coding sequence ATGACTGACCACGAACTCATCTGGCGAATCGCAGGCGGTTCTGGGGACGGCATCGCCTCGACCAGCCAGAACTTCGCGAAGGCCCTGATGCGGTCGGGGCTCCACGTATTCACGCACCGCCACTACCCGTCGCGCATCCGCGGCGGTCACACGTACACGGAAGTACGAGTCTCCGACGAGCCCGTTCGGTCTCGCGGAGACGGCTACAACTTCCTCCTCGCGCTCGGCGACTCCTTCGCCCGGAACCCCCAGGAGAACGCCTACTACGGCAACGAGGAGGTAAAACCGCTCTCGGAGAACCTCGACGAACTCCGAGAGGGCGGCGTCATCATCTACGACTCCGGTCTGCTCGACGCCTCGGAGATCGAGGACTTCGACGAACGAGTCGAGGAGAACGACTGGCACGTCTACGACATCGACCTGCGCACCATCGCGCGCGAGCACGGGCGCGAGGTCATGCGTAACACGGCCGGAGTCGCCGTCACGTGCGCCATCGCGGACATCGAACCGCACGTCATCAAGGACCTGATGTCGGACGCGATGCCCGAGAAGATTCTCGAACCGAACATGACCGTCTTCGACGACGCGTACGAACTCGTCCAAGAGGAGTACGACGTCGACGCCCCGGACATCTCGGTTCCGGAGGGCGAACACGACGAGGAGCAGGTGCTCCTCTCGGGGTCCGACGCCATCGCCTACGGCGCACTCGACGAAGGCTGCCGCTTCATCGCGGGCTACCCGATGACGCCGTGGACGGAAGTGTTCACCATCATGTCGCAGAACCTTCCGGACGTGGGCGGCATCTCCGAACAGGTCGAAGACGAAATCGCCGCGGCGGCGCTGGCTATCGGCGCCTCCCACGCCGGCGTGAAGGCCATGTCCGGGTCCTCCGGCGGCGGGTTCGCGCTGATGTCCGAACCGCTCGGCCTCGCCGAGATGACCGAGACGCCGGTCGTCCTCGTCGAGGCGATGCGCGCCGGTCCCTCGACCGGGATGCCGACGAAGCCCGAACAGGGCGACCTCGAACACGTCCTGTACACGTCGCAGGGCGACTCCCACCGCGTGGTGTTCGCGCCCGCCGACGCCGAGGAGGCGTACCGGCAGACGCGACGCGCGTTCCAGATCGCCTACGAGTACCAGATTCCGTCCATCGTCCTCTACGACCAGAAGAACGGCGGCGAACTGCGGAACGTTCCCGCCAGCGTCTTCGACGAGGAGCCGAACCCGGACATGGGATCGGTCCTGACGGAAGCGGAACTCGAAGAGGCGCCCCACGACGCCTCGGGCAAGTTCAACCGCTTCCAGTACGACGGCGAGAACGCGGTCAGTCCGCGCTCCATCCCCGGACAGAAGGGCGGCCGCTACCTCGCGACGGGTAACGAGCACATGCCCGCCGGTCACATCTCGGAGGACCCGGACAACCGCGTCCACCAGATGGGCCGCCGCATGCGGAAGCTCGACAACATCCGCGAGGAACTCGACAGCGAAGAGGAGAGCGCCAACACCCACTACGGTCCCGAGGAAGCCGAGTACGGCATCATGACGTTCGGCTCCCAGCAGGGCACCGTCGAGGAAGCCGTCGACCGACTCAACGAACGGGACCACTCGGTGAAGGCGTTCGGCGTCTCCGAGTTGGCTCCCTACCCGGTCGAGCAGGTCAGCGAGTTCTTAGAGAGCGTCGACGAGTGTCTCGTCGTCGAGATGAACGCGTCGGCGCAGTTCCGCGGTCTGACGCAGAAGGAGACCGGCCGCTTCGGCGAGAAGCTGTCGAGCCTCCTGAAGTTCAACGGCAACCCCTTCGAACCCGACGAGATCGTCAGCGGGTTCATCACGAGCATCGTCGAGGGCGGAGAGCTCTCCGGCCACGAGACCAAATACGTCCCTGCAGCGGGTGACTAA
- a CDS encoding thiamine pyrophosphate-dependent enzyme, whose protein sequence is MSAFSAIGEEQERDRNEYTPGVEPQPTWCPGCGDFGVLKALKGAAAELGLSPEEMLVCTGIGCSGKLNSYFESYGFHTIHGRELPIARAAKMANDGLTVIAAGGDGDNYGIGGNHFMHTARENHDLTHIVFNNEIFGLTKGQTSPTSPKGHKSKTQPHGSAKDPIRPLSMSLNAGASYIARTAAVNPNQAKDIIVEAIEHDGFSHVDFLTQCPTWNKDAKQYVPYIDINESEDYDIDVNDRRSASEMMYETENALHEGTVLTGRYYIDDERLSYQQEKKRIGEMPDEPLAERYFDDDYEWERSHDMWLDKHK, encoded by the coding sequence ATGAGTGCATTCAGCGCAATCGGAGAGGAACAAGAGAGAGACCGAAACGAGTACACGCCCGGCGTCGAACCCCAGCCGACGTGGTGTCCGGGGTGCGGCGACTTCGGGGTCCTGAAGGCCCTGAAGGGTGCCGCGGCGGAACTCGGCCTCTCGCCCGAGGAGATGCTCGTCTGTACGGGCATCGGCTGCTCGGGCAAGTTGAACAGCTACTTCGAGAGCTACGGGTTCCACACCATCCACGGGCGCGAACTGCCCATCGCGCGCGCCGCGAAGATGGCGAACGACGGCCTGACCGTCATCGCCGCGGGCGGCGACGGCGACAACTACGGCATCGGCGGGAACCACTTCATGCACACGGCGCGTGAGAACCACGACCTCACGCACATCGTGTTCAACAACGAGATATTCGGCCTGACGAAGGGACAGACGTCCCCGACGTCGCCGAAGGGCCACAAGTCCAAGACCCAGCCGCACGGCTCGGCGAAGGACCCCATCCGCCCGCTCTCGATGTCCCTGAACGCCGGTGCGTCCTACATCGCCCGCACCGCCGCCGTCAACCCGAACCAGGCGAAGGACATCATCGTCGAAGCCATCGAACACGACGGCTTCAGCCACGTGGACTTCCTCACGCAGTGTCCGACGTGGAACAAGGACGCAAAGCAGTACGTCCCGTACATCGACATCAACGAGTCCGAGGACTACGACATCGACGTCAACGACCGGCGGTCCGCCTCCGAGATGATGTACGAGACGGAGAACGCGCTCCACGAGGGAACCGTCCTCACCGGTCGGTACTACATCGACGACGAGCGTCTCTCCTACCAGCAGGAGAAGAAGCGCATCGGCGAGATGCCCGACGAACCGCTGGCGGAGCGGTACTTCGACGACGACTACGAGTGGGAGCGCTCCCACGACATGTGGCTCGACAAGCACAAGTAA